The following are encoded together in the Bubalus kerabau isolate K-KA32 ecotype Philippines breed swamp buffalo chromosome 3, PCC_UOA_SB_1v2, whole genome shotgun sequence genome:
- the GTF2H4 gene encoding general transcription factor IIH subunit 4 isoform X3, which produces MESTPSRGGLNRVHLQCRNLQEFLGGLSPGILDRLYGHPATCLAVFRELPSLAKNWVMRMLFLEQPLPQAAVALWVKKEFSKAQEESTGLLSGLRIWHTQLLPGGLQGLILNPIFRQNLRIALLGGGKAWSDDTSQLGPDKHARDVPSLDKYAEERWEVVLHFMVGSPSAAVSQDLAQLLSQAGLMKSAEPGEPPCITSAGFQFLLLDTPAQLWYFMLQYLQTAQSRGMDLVEILSFLFQLSFSTLGKDYSVEGMSDSLLNFLQHLREFGLVFQRKIIHFLRTRAHPVMLKQTPVLPPTITDQIRLWELERDRLRFTEGVLYNQFLSQVDFELLLAHARELGVLVFENSAKRLMVVTPAGHSDVKRFWKRQKHNS; this is translated from the exons ATGGAGAGCACCCCTTCCAGGGGTGGACTGAATCGAGtacacctacaatgcaggaattTGCAGGAATTCCTAGGAGGCCTGAGCCCTGGTATATTGGATCGATTGTATGGGCACCCTGCCACCTGCCTGGCTGTCTTCAG GGAGCTCCCATCTTTGGCTAAGAACTGGGTGATGCGGATGCTCTTTCTGGAGCAGCCTTTGCCGCAAGCTGCTGTAGCCCTGTGGGTGAAGAAGGAATTCAGCAA AGCTCAGGAGGAAAGCACGGGGTTGCTGAGCGGCCTCCGTATCTGGCACACCCAGCTGCTCCCTGGTGGTCTCCAGGGCCTCATCCTCAACCCCATCTTCCGCCAAAACCTCCGCATTGCCCTTCTGGGTGG GGGCAAGGCCTGGTCTGATGACACAAGTCAGCTGGGACCAGACAAGCATGCCCGGGACGTCCCCTCACTTGACAAGTACGCCGAGGAGCGATGGGAG GTGGTCCTGCACTTCATGGTGGGATCCCCCAGTGCAGCCGTCAGCCAGGACTTGGCTCAGCTCCTCAGCCAGGCTGGGCTCATGAAGAG TGCCGAACCTGGAGAGCCACCCTGCATTACCTCTGCTGGCTTCCAGTTCCTGTTGCTGGACACCCCAGCCCAGCTCTGGTACTTTATGTTGCAGTATCTGCAGACAGCCCAG AGTCGGGGCATGGACCTAGTGGAgattctctccttcctcttccagCTTAGCTTCTCCACTCTGGGCAAG GATTACTCTGTGGAAGGTATGAGTGATTCTCTGTTGAACTTCCTGCAACATCTGCGTGAGTTTGGGCTTGTTTTCCAGAGGAAG ATCATCCATTTCCTAAGGACAAGGGCCCACCCAGTGATGCTTAAACAG ACACCGGTGCTGCCTCCCACCATCACAGACCAGATTCGGCTCTGGGAGCTGGAAAGGGACAGGCTCCGGTTCACCGAAG GTGTCCTGTATAACCAGTTCCTGTCACAAGTGGACTTTGAGCTGCTGCTGGCCCACGCGCGGGAGCTGGGCGTCCTGGTGTTCGAGAACTCGGCCAAGCGGCTCATGGTGGTGACCCCGGCTGGACACAGCGACGTCAAGCGCTTCTGGAAGCGGCAGAAGCACAACTCTTGA
- the GTF2H4 gene encoding general transcription factor IIH subunit 4 isoform X2, which yields MESTPSRGGLNRVHLQCRNLQEFLGGLSPGILDRLYGHPATCLAVFRELPSLAKNWVMRMLFLEQPLPQAAVALWVKKEFSKAQEESTGLLSGLRIWHTQLLPGGLQGLILNPIFRQNLRIALLGGGKAWSDDTSQLGPDKHARDVPSLDKYAEERWEVVLHFMVGSPSAAVSQDLAQLLSQAGLMKSAEPGEPPCITSAGFQFLLLDTPAQLWYFMLQYLQTAQLSFSTLGKDYSVEGMSDSLLNFLQHLREFGLVFQRKRKSRRYYPTRLAINLSSGVSGAGGTAHQPGFIVVETNYRLYAYTESELQIALIALFSEMLYRFPNMVVAQVTRESVQQAIASGITAQQIIHFLRTRAHPVMLKQTPVLPPTITDQIRLWELERDRLRFTEGVLYNQFLSQVDFELLLAHARELGVLVFENSAKRLMVVTPAGHSDVKRFWKRQKHNS from the exons ATGGAGAGCACCCCTTCCAGGGGTGGACTGAATCGAGtacacctacaatgcaggaattTGCAGGAATTCCTAGGAGGCCTGAGCCCTGGTATATTGGATCGATTGTATGGGCACCCTGCCACCTGCCTGGCTGTCTTCAG GGAGCTCCCATCTTTGGCTAAGAACTGGGTGATGCGGATGCTCTTTCTGGAGCAGCCTTTGCCGCAAGCTGCTGTAGCCCTGTGGGTGAAGAAGGAATTCAGCAA AGCTCAGGAGGAAAGCACGGGGTTGCTGAGCGGCCTCCGTATCTGGCACACCCAGCTGCTCCCTGGTGGTCTCCAGGGCCTCATCCTCAACCCCATCTTCCGCCAAAACCTCCGCATTGCCCTTCTGGGTGG GGGCAAGGCCTGGTCTGATGACACAAGTCAGCTGGGACCAGACAAGCATGCCCGGGACGTCCCCTCACTTGACAAGTACGCCGAGGAGCGATGGGAG GTGGTCCTGCACTTCATGGTGGGATCCCCCAGTGCAGCCGTCAGCCAGGACTTGGCTCAGCTCCTCAGCCAGGCTGGGCTCATGAAGAG TGCCGAACCTGGAGAGCCACCCTGCATTACCTCTGCTGGCTTCCAGTTCCTGTTGCTGGACACCCCAGCCCAGCTCTGGTACTTTATGTTGCAGTATCTGCAGACAGCCCAG CTTAGCTTCTCCACTCTGGGCAAG GATTACTCTGTGGAAGGTATGAGTGATTCTCTGTTGAACTTCCTGCAACATCTGCGTGAGTTTGGGCTTGTTTTCCAGAGGAAG AGGAAATCTCGGCGTTACTACCCCACACGCCTGGCCATCAATCTCTCGTCAGGTGTTTCTGGGGCTGGGGGCACCGCACATCAGCCAGGCTTCATTGTTGTGGAAACCAATTACCGACTGTATGCCTACACGG AGTCGGAGCTGCAGATCGCCCTCATTGCCCTTTTCTCTGAGATGCTCTATCGCTTCCCCAACATGGTGGTGGCACAGGTGACCCGGGAGAGCGTGCAGCAGGCCATTGCCAGTGGCATCACAGCCCAGCAG ATCATCCATTTCCTAAGGACAAGGGCCCACCCAGTGATGCTTAAACAG ACACCGGTGCTGCCTCCCACCATCACAGACCAGATTCGGCTCTGGGAGCTGGAAAGGGACAGGCTCCGGTTCACCGAAG GTGTCCTGTATAACCAGTTCCTGTCACAAGTGGACTTTGAGCTGCTGCTGGCCCACGCGCGGGAGCTGGGCGTCCTGGTGTTCGAGAACTCGGCCAAGCGGCTCATGGTGGTGACCCCGGCTGGACACAGCGACGTCAAGCGCTTCTGGAAGCGGCAGAAGCACAACTCTTGA
- the GTF2H4 gene encoding general transcription factor IIH subunit 4 isoform X1: MESTPSRGGLNRVHLQCRNLQEFLGGLSPGILDRLYGHPATCLAVFRELPSLAKNWVMRMLFLEQPLPQAAVALWVKKEFSKAQEESTGLLSGLRIWHTQLLPGGLQGLILNPIFRQNLRIALLGGGKAWSDDTSQLGPDKHARDVPSLDKYAEERWEVVLHFMVGSPSAAVSQDLAQLLSQAGLMKSAEPGEPPCITSAGFQFLLLDTPAQLWYFMLQYLQTAQSRGMDLVEILSFLFQLSFSTLGKDYSVEGMSDSLLNFLQHLREFGLVFQRKRKSRRYYPTRLAINLSSGVSGAGGTAHQPGFIVVETNYRLYAYTESELQIALIALFSEMLYRFPNMVVAQVTRESVQQAIASGITAQQIIHFLRTRAHPVMLKQTPVLPPTITDQIRLWELERDRLRFTEGVLYNQFLSQVDFELLLAHARELGVLVFENSAKRLMVVTPAGHSDVKRFWKRQKHNS; the protein is encoded by the exons ATGGAGAGCACCCCTTCCAGGGGTGGACTGAATCGAGtacacctacaatgcaggaattTGCAGGAATTCCTAGGAGGCCTGAGCCCTGGTATATTGGATCGATTGTATGGGCACCCTGCCACCTGCCTGGCTGTCTTCAG GGAGCTCCCATCTTTGGCTAAGAACTGGGTGATGCGGATGCTCTTTCTGGAGCAGCCTTTGCCGCAAGCTGCTGTAGCCCTGTGGGTGAAGAAGGAATTCAGCAA AGCTCAGGAGGAAAGCACGGGGTTGCTGAGCGGCCTCCGTATCTGGCACACCCAGCTGCTCCCTGGTGGTCTCCAGGGCCTCATCCTCAACCCCATCTTCCGCCAAAACCTCCGCATTGCCCTTCTGGGTGG GGGCAAGGCCTGGTCTGATGACACAAGTCAGCTGGGACCAGACAAGCATGCCCGGGACGTCCCCTCACTTGACAAGTACGCCGAGGAGCGATGGGAG GTGGTCCTGCACTTCATGGTGGGATCCCCCAGTGCAGCCGTCAGCCAGGACTTGGCTCAGCTCCTCAGCCAGGCTGGGCTCATGAAGAG TGCCGAACCTGGAGAGCCACCCTGCATTACCTCTGCTGGCTTCCAGTTCCTGTTGCTGGACACCCCAGCCCAGCTCTGGTACTTTATGTTGCAGTATCTGCAGACAGCCCAG AGTCGGGGCATGGACCTAGTGGAgattctctccttcctcttccagCTTAGCTTCTCCACTCTGGGCAAG GATTACTCTGTGGAAGGTATGAGTGATTCTCTGTTGAACTTCCTGCAACATCTGCGTGAGTTTGGGCTTGTTTTCCAGAGGAAG AGGAAATCTCGGCGTTACTACCCCACACGCCTGGCCATCAATCTCTCGTCAGGTGTTTCTGGGGCTGGGGGCACCGCACATCAGCCAGGCTTCATTGTTGTGGAAACCAATTACCGACTGTATGCCTACACGG AGTCGGAGCTGCAGATCGCCCTCATTGCCCTTTTCTCTGAGATGCTCTATCGCTTCCCCAACATGGTGGTGGCACAGGTGACCCGGGAGAGCGTGCAGCAGGCCATTGCCAGTGGCATCACAGCCCAGCAG ATCATCCATTTCCTAAGGACAAGGGCCCACCCAGTGATGCTTAAACAG ACACCGGTGCTGCCTCCCACCATCACAGACCAGATTCGGCTCTGGGAGCTGGAAAGGGACAGGCTCCGGTTCACCGAAG GTGTCCTGTATAACCAGTTCCTGTCACAAGTGGACTTTGAGCTGCTGCTGGCCCACGCGCGGGAGCTGGGCGTCCTGGTGTTCGAGAACTCGGCCAAGCGGCTCATGGTGGTGACCCCGGCTGGACACAGCGACGTCAAGCGCTTCTGGAAGCGGCAGAAGCACAACTCTTGA
- the VARS2 gene encoding valine--tRNA ligase, mitochondrial isoform X1, producing MPHLPLTSFRPPLWGLRLSRGLPRSRPLSTQSEPDGSAVSRRNREAKQKRLREKQASLEAGIAPKSKSPAESSKAWTPKERVLYEISTEHGEKKDVSRPLPPAYSPQYVEAAWYPWWVREGFFKPEYQARLPQATGETFSMCIPPPNVTGSLHIGHALTVAIQDALVRWHRMRGDRVLWVPGSDHAGIATQAVVEKQLWKERGVRRHELSREDFLREVWKWKEEKGGEICEQLRALGASLDWDRECFTMDTGSSMAVTEAFVRLYKAGLLYRSRQLVNWSCALRSAISDIEVESRPLPGRTELQLPGCPTPVSFGLLFSVAFPVDGEPDAEVVVGTTRPETLPGDVAVAVHPDDSRYTHLHGRQLCHPLTGQLLPLITDCTVQPHLGTGAVKVTPAHSPADAELGARHGLSPRSVIAEDGTMTALCEDWLQGLHRFVAREKILSALRERGLFRGLQNHPMVLPICSRSGDVVEYLLKSQWFVRCREMGERAAKAVESGALDLSPSFHQKNWQHWFSHIGDWCVSRQLWWGHRIPAYLVVEEHAKGDTEHSWVVGQTEAEAREIAAELTGRPGAELTLERDPDVLDTWFSSALFPFSALGWPRETLDLARFYPLSLLETGSDLLLFWVGRMVMLGTQLTGQLPFSKVLLHSMVRDRQGRKMSKSLGNVLDPRDIISGVELQVLQDKLRDGNLDPAELAIAASAQRKDFPHGIPECGTDALRFTLCSHGALGGDLHLSVSEVLSFRHFCNKIWNALRFILNALGEEFIPQPAEELSPASRMDAWILSCLARTAQDCERGFLARELSLVTHALHHFWLHNLCDVYLEAVKPLLSHAPHPLEPPQVLFFCADVGLRLLAPLMPFLAEELWQRLPPRPGGPSAPSICVAPYPSARSLEHWHQPELERRFSRVQESVQALRALRATYQLTKARPRVLLQSSEPGEQGLFEAFLEPLGILGHCGVVGLLPPGAAAPSGWVQAALSDTSQAYMELQGLVDPQTHLPRLAARRHKLQKQLDGLLAQPPSEGQAETQRQQRLSSLQLELSKLDKAASHLRQLVDASPSPGGSPSP from the exons ATGCCTCATTTGCCTCTGACCTCTTTTCGACCACCGCTTTGGGGCTTGAGGCTCTCACGGGGCCTCCCCAGGTCCCGTCCCCTTTCCACCCAGTCAGAGCCAGATGGATCAGCCGTCTCGCGGAGGAACCGTGAAGCCAAACAGAAGCGCCTGCGAGAGAAGCAGGCATCGCTGGAGGCTGGGATAGCCCCCAAGAGCAAG TCACCTGCAGAATCCAGTAAGGCCTGGACCCCTAAGGAGAGAGTGTTGTATGAAATCTCCACGGaacatggagaaaagaaag ATGTCTCCCGACCCCTGCCTCCTGCATACAGCCCCCAGTACGTTGAGGCTGCCTGGTACCCTTGGTGGGTGCGAGAGGGCTTCTTCAAACCAGAATATCAG gcCAGGCTGCCCCAGGCCACAGGGGAGACCTTTTCCATGTGCATCCCACCCCCTAATGTCACAGGCTCCCTGCACATTGGGCATGCGCTGACCGTGGCCATACAGGATGCTCTCGTGCGCTG GCACCGGATGCGTGGGGATCGGGTGCTGTGGGTCCCTGGCTCAGATCATGCAGGGATTGCGACCCAA GCTGTGGTGGAGAAACAGCTGTGGAAGGAGCGAGGCGTGAGGAGACATGAGCTGAGCCGGGAAGACTTCCTTAGGGAGGTGTGGAAGTGGAAGGAGGA GAAAGGTGGCGAGATCTGTGAGCAGCTCCGAGCGCTGGGGGCCTCCCTGGACTGGGACCGAGAGTGCTTTACCATGGATACC GGCTCCTCAATGGCCGTGACAGAAGCTTTCGTGCGGCTCTACAAGGCTGGGTTGTTGTACCGGAGCCGGCAGCTGGTCAACTGGTCGTGTGCCTTACGCTCCGCCATCTCGGATATTGAG GTGGAGAGCCGGCCCCTCCCTGGCCGCACGGAGCTTCAGTTGCCTGGCTGCCCCACCCCCGTGTCTTTCGGCCTCCTCTTTTCCGTGGCCTTCCCCGTGGATGGAGAGCCTG ACGCAGAGGTTGTGGTGGGAACCACGAGGCCAGAGACGCTGCCTGGAGACGTGGCTGTGGCGGTCCATCCTGATGACTCCCGCTACACG CATCTACATGGGCGACAACTCTGTCATCCCTTGACGGGGCAGCTTCTCCCCCTTATCACAGACTGCACTGTTCAGCCACACCTGGGCACAG GGGCAGTGAAGGTGACTCCAGCGCACAGCCCTGCCGATGCGGAGCTGGGGGCCCGACACGGCCTGAGCCCCCGGAGTGTCATTGCGGAGGATGGGACCATGACCGCCCTTTGTGAGGACTGGCTGCAG GGTCTTCACCGATTTGTGGCCCGGGAAAAGATTCTGTCAGCGCTGAGGGAGCGGGGCCTGTTCCGGGGCCTCCAAAACCACCCCATGGTGCTGCCCATTTGCAG CCGTTCCGGGGATGTGGTAGAGTACCTACTGAAGAGCCAGTGGTTTGTCCGCTGCCGGGAAATGGGGGAGCGAGCCGCCAAG GCCGTGGAGTCGGGGGCCCTGGACCTTAGTCCCTCCTTCCACCAGAAGAACTGGCAGCACTGGTTTTCCCACATTGG GGACTGGTGTGTCTCCCGGCAGCTGTGGTGGGGCCATCGGATTCCAGCCTACCTGGTTGTAGAAGAACATGCAAAG GGTGATACAGAGCACTCCTGGGTGGTCGGGCAGACAGAGGCTGAGGCCAGAGAAATAGCTGCAGAATTAACAGGGAGACCAGGGGCGGAGCTGACCCTGGAGAGGG ACCCTGATGTCCTGGACACATGGTTCTCCTCGGCTCTTTTCCCCTTTTCTGCCCTAGGCTGGCCCCGAGAG ACCCTGGACCTGGCTCGTTTCTACCCCCTGTCACTTTTGGAAACGGGCAGTGACCTCCTGCTCTTCTGGGTGGGCCGCATGGTCATGTTGGGGACCCAGCTCACAGGGCAGCTCCCCTTCAGCAAG GTCCTGCTTCACTCCATGGTCCGGGACAGGCAGGGCCGGAAGATGAGCAAGTCCCTGGGGAACGTGCTGGACCCACGGGACATCATCAGTGGGGTGGAGCTGCAG GTACTGCAGGACAAGCTGAGGGATGGAAACTTGGACCCCGCAGAGCTGGCGATTGCAGCCTCGGCGCAG AGAAAGGACTTCCCTCATGGGATCCCCGAGTGTGGGACAGATGCTCTGAGGTTCACCCTGTGCTCCCATGGGGCCCTGG GAGGCGACTTGCACCTGTCCGTCTCTGAGGTCCTGAGCTTCCGACACTTCTGCAATAAGATCTGGAATGCCCTGCGCTTTATCCTGAATGCTCTTGGGGAGGAATTCATACCCCAACCTGCGGAGGAg CTGTCCCCCGCCTCCCGCATGGACGCCTGGATCCTCAGCTGCCTGGCCCGCACGGCCCAAGACTGCGAGCGGGGCTTCCTCGCCCGCGAGCTCTCGCTCGTCACCCATGCCCTGCACCACTTCTGGCTGCACAACCTCTGTGATGTCTACTTG GAGGCTGTGAAGCCGCTGCTGTCACACGCTCCCCACCCTCTGGAGCCGCCTCAGGTCCTGTTCTTCTGCGCAGACGTCGGTCTCCGCCTCCTCGCCCCGTTGATGCCTTTCCTGGCTGAAGAGCTCTGGCAGAGGCTGCCCCCCAGGCCTGGTGGTCCCTCTGCCCCCAGCATCTGTGTTGCCCCCTACCCGAGTGCCCGCAGCTTG GAGCACTGGCACCAGCCTGAGCTGGAGAGGCGCTTCTCCCGGGTTCAGGAGTCCGTGCAGGCGCTCAGGGCTCTGCGCGCCACCTACCAGCTCACCAAGGCCCGGCCCCGAG TGCTGCTGCAGAGCTCAGAGCCAGGCGAGCAGGGCCTCTTTGAGGCCTTCCTGGAGCCGCTGGGCATCCTGGGCCACTGTGGGGTGGTGGGCCTTTTACCCCCTGGTGCAGCAGCCCCCTCGGGCTGGGTCCAGGCCGCCCTCAGTGACACCAGTCAGGCGTATATGGAGCTGCAG GGCCTGGTGGACCCCCAGACCCACCTACCTCGGCTGGCTGCCCGAAGACACAAGTTGCAGAAGCAGCTTGATGGCCTCCTAGCCCAGCCCCCATCCGAGGGACAGGCGGAGACTCAGAGGCAGCAGAGG CTTTCTTCCCTCCAGTTGGAGTTGTCAAAGCTGGACAAGGCAGCCTCTCACCTCCGGCAGCTGGTGGATGCGTCTCCAAGCCCTGGGGGCTCACCATCCCCCTGA
- the VARS2 gene encoding valine--tRNA ligase, mitochondrial isoform X2, with protein sequence MPHLPLTSFRPPLWGLRLSRGLPRSRPLSTQSEPDGSAVSRRNREAKQKRLREKQASLEAGIAPKSKSPAESSKAWTPKERVLYEISTEHGEKKDVSRPLPPAYSPQYVEAAWYPWWVREGFFKPEYQARLPQATGETFSMCIPPPNVTGSLHIGHALTVAIQDALVRWHRMRGDRVLWVPGSDHAGIATQAVVEKQLWKERGVRRHELSREDFLREVWKWKEEKGGEICEQLRALGASLDWDRECFTMDTGSSMAVTEAFVRLYKAGLLYRSRQLVNWSCALRSAISDIEVESRPLPGRTELQLPGCPTPVSFGLLFSVAFPVDGEPDAEVVVGTTRPETLPGDVAVAVHPDDSRYTHLHGRQLCHPLTGQLLPLITDCTVQPHLGTGAVKVTPAHSPADAELGARHGLSPRSVIAEDGTMTALCEDWLQGLHRFVAREKILSALRERGLFRGLQNHPMVLPICSRSGDVVEYLLKSQWFVRCREMGERAAKAVESGALDLSPSFHQKNWQHWFSHIGDWCVSRQLWWGHRIPAYLVVEEHAKTLDLARFYPLSLLETGSDLLLFWVGRMVMLGTQLTGQLPFSKVLLHSMVRDRQGRKMSKSLGNVLDPRDIISGVELQVLQDKLRDGNLDPAELAIAASAQRKDFPHGIPECGTDALRFTLCSHGALGGDLHLSVSEVLSFRHFCNKIWNALRFILNALGEEFIPQPAEELSPASRMDAWILSCLARTAQDCERGFLARELSLVTHALHHFWLHNLCDVYLEAVKPLLSHAPHPLEPPQVLFFCADVGLRLLAPLMPFLAEELWQRLPPRPGGPSAPSICVAPYPSARSLEHWHQPELERRFSRVQESVQALRALRATYQLTKARPRVLLQSSEPGEQGLFEAFLEPLGILGHCGVVGLLPPGAAAPSGWVQAALSDTSQAYMELQGLVDPQTHLPRLAARRHKLQKQLDGLLAQPPSEGQAETQRQQRLSSLQLELSKLDKAASHLRQLVDASPSPGGSPSP encoded by the exons ATGCCTCATTTGCCTCTGACCTCTTTTCGACCACCGCTTTGGGGCTTGAGGCTCTCACGGGGCCTCCCCAGGTCCCGTCCCCTTTCCACCCAGTCAGAGCCAGATGGATCAGCCGTCTCGCGGAGGAACCGTGAAGCCAAACAGAAGCGCCTGCGAGAGAAGCAGGCATCGCTGGAGGCTGGGATAGCCCCCAAGAGCAAG TCACCTGCAGAATCCAGTAAGGCCTGGACCCCTAAGGAGAGAGTGTTGTATGAAATCTCCACGGaacatggagaaaagaaag ATGTCTCCCGACCCCTGCCTCCTGCATACAGCCCCCAGTACGTTGAGGCTGCCTGGTACCCTTGGTGGGTGCGAGAGGGCTTCTTCAAACCAGAATATCAG gcCAGGCTGCCCCAGGCCACAGGGGAGACCTTTTCCATGTGCATCCCACCCCCTAATGTCACAGGCTCCCTGCACATTGGGCATGCGCTGACCGTGGCCATACAGGATGCTCTCGTGCGCTG GCACCGGATGCGTGGGGATCGGGTGCTGTGGGTCCCTGGCTCAGATCATGCAGGGATTGCGACCCAA GCTGTGGTGGAGAAACAGCTGTGGAAGGAGCGAGGCGTGAGGAGACATGAGCTGAGCCGGGAAGACTTCCTTAGGGAGGTGTGGAAGTGGAAGGAGGA GAAAGGTGGCGAGATCTGTGAGCAGCTCCGAGCGCTGGGGGCCTCCCTGGACTGGGACCGAGAGTGCTTTACCATGGATACC GGCTCCTCAATGGCCGTGACAGAAGCTTTCGTGCGGCTCTACAAGGCTGGGTTGTTGTACCGGAGCCGGCAGCTGGTCAACTGGTCGTGTGCCTTACGCTCCGCCATCTCGGATATTGAG GTGGAGAGCCGGCCCCTCCCTGGCCGCACGGAGCTTCAGTTGCCTGGCTGCCCCACCCCCGTGTCTTTCGGCCTCCTCTTTTCCGTGGCCTTCCCCGTGGATGGAGAGCCTG ACGCAGAGGTTGTGGTGGGAACCACGAGGCCAGAGACGCTGCCTGGAGACGTGGCTGTGGCGGTCCATCCTGATGACTCCCGCTACACG CATCTACATGGGCGACAACTCTGTCATCCCTTGACGGGGCAGCTTCTCCCCCTTATCACAGACTGCACTGTTCAGCCACACCTGGGCACAG GGGCAGTGAAGGTGACTCCAGCGCACAGCCCTGCCGATGCGGAGCTGGGGGCCCGACACGGCCTGAGCCCCCGGAGTGTCATTGCGGAGGATGGGACCATGACCGCCCTTTGTGAGGACTGGCTGCAG GGTCTTCACCGATTTGTGGCCCGGGAAAAGATTCTGTCAGCGCTGAGGGAGCGGGGCCTGTTCCGGGGCCTCCAAAACCACCCCATGGTGCTGCCCATTTGCAG CCGTTCCGGGGATGTGGTAGAGTACCTACTGAAGAGCCAGTGGTTTGTCCGCTGCCGGGAAATGGGGGAGCGAGCCGCCAAG GCCGTGGAGTCGGGGGCCCTGGACCTTAGTCCCTCCTTCCACCAGAAGAACTGGCAGCACTGGTTTTCCCACATTGG GGACTGGTGTGTCTCCCGGCAGCTGTGGTGGGGCCATCGGATTCCAGCCTACCTGGTTGTAGAAGAACATGCAAAG ACCCTGGACCTGGCTCGTTTCTACCCCCTGTCACTTTTGGAAACGGGCAGTGACCTCCTGCTCTTCTGGGTGGGCCGCATGGTCATGTTGGGGACCCAGCTCACAGGGCAGCTCCCCTTCAGCAAG GTCCTGCTTCACTCCATGGTCCGGGACAGGCAGGGCCGGAAGATGAGCAAGTCCCTGGGGAACGTGCTGGACCCACGGGACATCATCAGTGGGGTGGAGCTGCAG GTACTGCAGGACAAGCTGAGGGATGGAAACTTGGACCCCGCAGAGCTGGCGATTGCAGCCTCGGCGCAG AGAAAGGACTTCCCTCATGGGATCCCCGAGTGTGGGACAGATGCTCTGAGGTTCACCCTGTGCTCCCATGGGGCCCTGG GAGGCGACTTGCACCTGTCCGTCTCTGAGGTCCTGAGCTTCCGACACTTCTGCAATAAGATCTGGAATGCCCTGCGCTTTATCCTGAATGCTCTTGGGGAGGAATTCATACCCCAACCTGCGGAGGAg CTGTCCCCCGCCTCCCGCATGGACGCCTGGATCCTCAGCTGCCTGGCCCGCACGGCCCAAGACTGCGAGCGGGGCTTCCTCGCCCGCGAGCTCTCGCTCGTCACCCATGCCCTGCACCACTTCTGGCTGCACAACCTCTGTGATGTCTACTTG GAGGCTGTGAAGCCGCTGCTGTCACACGCTCCCCACCCTCTGGAGCCGCCTCAGGTCCTGTTCTTCTGCGCAGACGTCGGTCTCCGCCTCCTCGCCCCGTTGATGCCTTTCCTGGCTGAAGAGCTCTGGCAGAGGCTGCCCCCCAGGCCTGGTGGTCCCTCTGCCCCCAGCATCTGTGTTGCCCCCTACCCGAGTGCCCGCAGCTTG GAGCACTGGCACCAGCCTGAGCTGGAGAGGCGCTTCTCCCGGGTTCAGGAGTCCGTGCAGGCGCTCAGGGCTCTGCGCGCCACCTACCAGCTCACCAAGGCCCGGCCCCGAG TGCTGCTGCAGAGCTCAGAGCCAGGCGAGCAGGGCCTCTTTGAGGCCTTCCTGGAGCCGCTGGGCATCCTGGGCCACTGTGGGGTGGTGGGCCTTTTACCCCCTGGTGCAGCAGCCCCCTCGGGCTGGGTCCAGGCCGCCCTCAGTGACACCAGTCAGGCGTATATGGAGCTGCAG GGCCTGGTGGACCCCCAGACCCACCTACCTCGGCTGGCTGCCCGAAGACACAAGTTGCAGAAGCAGCTTGATGGCCTCCTAGCCCAGCCCCCATCCGAGGGACAGGCGGAGACTCAGAGGCAGCAGAGG CTTTCTTCCCTCCAGTTGGAGTTGTCAAAGCTGGACAAGGCAGCCTCTCACCTCCGGCAGCTGGTGGATGCGTCTCCAAGCCCTGGGGGCTCACCATCCCCCTGA
- the SFTA2 gene encoding surfactant-associated protein 2 — protein sequence MRAGLPLVLLLTLVGSSQGAGPGMTLKLKLKNSLLANSSYNSSLLDFLQKFCLLLHLPLGTNVTLHQAGSSQHVTCRV from the exons ATGAGGGCTGGGCTGCCCCTCGTCCTCCTCCTGACCCTTGTCGGCAGCTCACAGGGGGCAG GGCCAGGAATGACTTTGAAACTAAAGTTGAAGAACTCCCTTCTGGCAAATTCTTCCTACAATTCCAGCTTACTGGACTTTCTCCAGAAG ttctgcctcctcctccacctccccttGGGGACCAACGTCACCCTGCATCAAGCAGGGTCCTCACAGCACGTCACCTGCAGAGTCTGA